From the Ruminiclostridium josui JCM 17888 genome, one window contains:
- the ftsW gene encoding putative lipid II flippase FtsW, giving the protein MRNKNTKPFDFWIFAAVILLLSLGTIMVFSSSYYFSTQKTGESFMLLRPQLLYMALSIAVMVGTTNIDYRKWGKISPIILMISIGLLILVLIPGVGQNRNGAQRWLGVGSKTIQPSELAKLGIIMFLSFSLSKRKDVLQSFTKGLLPYLILVGFVAGLVVIEPHLSGTLIIVITSFILLFCAGAKISHFVAMAAPVIIGVVGAILAAPYRFNRVLAWLHPFDYYKDQGWQTVQSLLAIGSGGIFGRGLGQSMQKYLWIPEPYNDYIFAVFSEELGFMGALVVILLFLIFIWRGIKVAMNAPDTFGSLMATGITCLIGLQFLFNVAVVTNSIPPTGISLPFFSYGGTSLIFLMFGVGILLNISRYSNYERF; this is encoded by the coding sequence ATGAGGAACAAGAACACAAAGCCTTTTGATTTTTGGATATTTGCAGCAGTAATTTTGTTACTTTCATTAGGAACCATAATGGTATTCAGCTCCAGTTATTACTTTTCTACACAGAAGACTGGGGAGTCATTTATGCTGCTAAGACCGCAGCTGCTTTACATGGCATTGAGTATTGCTGTTATGGTAGGGACTACGAATATTGATTATCGTAAATGGGGCAAGATATCGCCTATTATTCTTATGATAAGTATTGGTTTACTTATATTGGTATTAATCCCGGGAGTAGGGCAAAATAGAAATGGGGCACAGCGTTGGCTTGGAGTGGGTTCAAAAACAATTCAGCCCTCTGAGTTGGCTAAACTGGGAATTATTATGTTTTTGTCTTTCAGCCTGTCAAAAAGAAAAGATGTTTTACAGTCGTTTACTAAAGGACTGTTACCATACCTTATCTTAGTTGGGTTTGTTGCAGGATTGGTTGTTATAGAACCACATTTGAGTGGTACTCTTATAATCGTAATTACTTCATTTATATTACTTTTCTGTGCGGGAGCAAAGATATCACATTTTGTTGCTATGGCTGCACCCGTTATAATCGGAGTTGTGGGGGCTATCCTTGCCGCTCCGTATCGATTTAACAGAGTTTTAGCATGGCTCCATCCCTTTGATTATTACAAGGATCAGGGGTGGCAGACTGTTCAATCTTTGTTGGCTATCGGTTCAGGAGGAATCTTTGGAAGAGGACTGGGACAAAGTATGCAGAAGTACCTTTGGATTCCCGAGCCTTATAATGATTATATTTTTGCAGTTTTTTCAGAGGAGCTTGGATTTATGGGGGCACTTGTGGTAATACTTTTGTTCCTCATATTTATCTGGAGAGGTATTAAAGTTGCCATGAATGCGCCTGACACCTTTGGAAGTCTCATGGCCACAGGTATAACCTGCCTTATAGGTCTGCAATTTCTGTTTAACGTTGCAGTTGTAACAAATTCCATACCACCGACAGGTATATCACTTCCTTTCTTTAGTTATGGAGGAACATCACTGATATTTCTTATGTTTGGAGTTGGTATACTGCTGAATATATCAAGATATTCAAATTATGAACGATTCTGA
- a CDS encoding cell division protein FtsL translates to MAETKKNDYVHGSLAEKIQYDPYEDNAILKSKKIARDNKRVKVRIISSIFLVFLMFIVVMLRYAQISKLNYESNILKSEYTKIQNENQLLLIDIQNAMDLKNIRQIAETKLDMHKPDKSQIVYVSIPKKDVTITANKEQSKLTALFNGMRKSINKFVNMIY, encoded by the coding sequence GTGGCAGAGACCAAAAAAAATGATTACGTACACGGTTCCTTAGCGGAAAAAATACAATATGACCCATATGAAGACAATGCCATACTCAAGTCAAAAAAGATAGCAAGGGATAACAAAAGAGTAAAGGTCAGAATTATCTCAAGCATTTTTCTTGTTTTTCTAATGTTTATTGTTGTTATGCTCAGATATGCACAAATCAGTAAGTTAAATTATGAAAGCAATATACTGAAAAGTGAGTATACCAAGATACAGAATGAAAATCAATTGTTGCTTATTGATATACAGAATGCTATGGATTTAAAGAATATAAGACAAATTGCAGAAACAAAGCTGGACATGCATAAGCCCGACAAGTCACAAATTGTGTATGTAAGTATACCAAAAAAAGATGTTACGATTACAGCAAACAAGGAACAGTCAAAACTAACGGCATTGTTCAATGGTATGCGCAAAAGCATTAACAAGTTCGTAAATATGATTTATTAA
- the mraY gene encoding phospho-N-acetylmuramoyl-pentapeptide-transferase: MLTFSLTSEHIIAFAAAFVLALIAGPILLPFLRRLKFGQTVRDDGPQTHLKKMGTPTIGGLIFIIPLTLTSIYFYQSYPQIVPVLMSTLGFAAVGFIDDFIKVVKKRKDGLFASQKTFFQLIVCVSFAFYVMRYTEAGSSIVIPFTNIIIQPWIYFIFIVLFMYFFTNAVNLTDGLDGLCAGVTLVVAIFFTIVSLTNGEWGYIKVFSAAIAGGCLGFLAFNIHPAKVFMGDTGSLALGGALTSIAVMMRMPLILFLVGGIYLIEAISVILQVASFKLTGKRIFKMAPIHHHFELKGWKETKVVAVFIIATVLLAIASLIVIGSDLF; this comes from the coding sequence TTGCTTACTTTTTCTTTGACATCTGAACATATAATAGCGTTTGCGGCAGCCTTTGTGCTTGCTTTGATTGCAGGACCGATACTACTTCCTTTCTTGCGGAGATTAAAATTTGGTCAGACAGTAAGAGACGATGGACCGCAGACTCATTTAAAAAAAATGGGAACGCCGACAATTGGAGGGCTTATTTTTATTATCCCGTTAACCCTTACATCAATATACTTTTATCAAAGCTATCCCCAGATAGTACCTGTACTGATGTCAACTTTGGGATTTGCTGCTGTTGGATTTATTGATGATTTTATAAAGGTTGTAAAAAAGAGGAAGGACGGACTTTTTGCAAGTCAGAAAACTTTCTTTCAATTGATTGTATGTGTTTCCTTTGCCTTTTATGTCATGAGGTATACTGAAGCCGGAAGCTCAATAGTAATTCCCTTTACAAATATAATTATACAACCCTGGATTTACTTTATATTTATAGTATTATTTATGTACTTCTTTACTAATGCTGTAAATCTTACAGATGGCTTGGATGGACTTTGTGCTGGAGTTACGCTGGTTGTAGCTATATTTTTTACAATTGTTTCTCTTACAAACGGTGAGTGGGGGTATATAAAAGTATTTTCTGCTGCTATTGCAGGAGGCTGCCTTGGTTTTTTGGCCTTTAATATTCATCCGGCAAAGGTTTTCATGGGTGATACAGGAAGCCTTGCGTTGGGTGGAGCATTGACATCCATAGCAGTTATGATGAGAATGCCTCTTATATTATTTCTTGTAGGAGGCATTTACCTGATAGAAGCAATATCGGTAATTCTTCAGGTTGCATCCTTTAAACTAACCGGAAAACGTATTTTTAAAATGGCACCAATTCACCACCATTTTGAGCTAAAAGGTTGGAAAGAAACTAAGGTTGTAGCAGTGTTTATCATAGCAACAGTATTACTTGCAATTGCGTCACTGATTGTAATTGGTTCAGACTTGTTTTGA
- a CDS encoding UDP-N-acetylmuramoyl-L-alanyl-D-glutamate--2,6-diaminopimelate ligase — protein MQLKELVKDLNIKEINGSLNVEVDSIAYDSRKSKQGSLFVCIEGTVVDGHKYINDAIENGTKAFLVQKHVEVPEGITTVEIDDTRFGLAAVSDAFFCHPSSKLNLIGITGTKGKTTTTYMVKSILEAAGHNMGLIGTVANLIGNQVLYTSRTTPESYDLQSLFNDMIDKNVDSAVMEVSSQGLELHRVAKCDFDIGVFTNFSRDHIGPREHATLEEYFNAKAKLFKMCRKAVINIDSEYGRKIAELAECKVLTYGLSDKADIWASDIVKKTGHTYFKLNSPWGSINIETDLQGEFNIYNALAAIGSCCLIPGITLEHVKKGLTKVTVPGRMESVKTGGNYSVLIDYAHTPDSLEQVLKTVKEFAHGRVVSLFGCGGDRDKGKRPAMGEISGNIADFTIITSDNPRTENPELIIEDIEEGIKKTKGKYIKITDRRQAIKFALENAQDGDIIILAGKGHETYQQFAEKTIHFDEREVVNEVLVELGRSE, from the coding sequence TTGCAACTAAAAGAGCTTGTAAAAGATTTGAATATCAAAGAAATTAATGGAAGTCTTAATGTGGAAGTTGACAGTATAGCATATGATTCCAGAAAATCAAAACAAGGCAGTCTTTTTGTTTGTATTGAAGGAACTGTAGTTGACGGACATAAGTACATAAATGATGCTATAGAAAATGGAACAAAGGCATTTCTAGTTCAGAAGCATGTTGAAGTACCTGAAGGGATTACAACAGTTGAGATAGATGATACAAGGTTTGGACTTGCAGCAGTATCAGATGCATTTTTTTGCCATCCGTCTTCAAAATTGAACCTTATAGGCATTACAGGAACAAAAGGTAAAACTACAACTACCTATATGGTTAAATCAATTCTAGAGGCTGCAGGGCATAATATGGGACTGATAGGCACTGTTGCCAATCTTATAGGAAATCAGGTATTATACACCTCCAGAACAACTCCAGAATCATATGATTTACAGAGCCTTTTCAATGATATGATTGATAAAAATGTAGACAGTGCTGTAATGGAGGTATCCTCTCAGGGATTGGAACTTCACAGGGTAGCAAAATGTGATTTTGACATTGGCGTATTTACAAATTTTTCAAGGGATCATATTGGGCCAAGGGAACATGCAACCCTTGAGGAATATTTTAATGCAAAAGCAAAGCTGTTTAAAATGTGCCGTAAAGCCGTTATTAATATAGACAGTGAATATGGCAGAAAAATTGCGGAATTAGCTGAATGCAAGGTGCTAACATATGGTTTGAGCGACAAAGCGGATATATGGGCTTCTGATATAGTAAAGAAAACAGGGCACACGTACTTTAAACTCAATTCTCCATGGGGCAGCATTAATATTGAGACAGATCTTCAAGGAGAGTTTAATATATACAATGCATTGGCGGCTATAGGCTCTTGTTGCCTAATTCCTGGTATTACATTGGAGCATGTAAAAAAAGGACTGACAAAGGTTACGGTTCCGGGCAGAATGGAATCTGTAAAAACGGGTGGTAACTATTCTGTTCTAATAGATTACGCACATACTCCTGACAGCCTTGAACAAGTACTAAAAACAGTTAAAGAGTTTGCACATGGAAGGGTTGTCAGCCTTTTTGGGTGCGGAGGGGATAGAGATAAGGGAAAGAGACCAGCGATGGGTGAAATTTCGGGAAATATAGCTGACTTTACAATAATAACTTCTGATAATCCAAGAACTGAAAACCCTGAACTGATAATAGAAGACATAGAAGAAGGCATTAAAAAAACAAAAGGAAAATATATTAAAATAACTGATAGAAGACAGGCAATAAAATTTGCACTTGAAAATGCTCAGGATGGAGATATAATTATTTTGGCAGGCAAGGGACATGAAACCTACCAGCAATTTGCCGAAAAAACAATACACTTTGATGAACGCGAGGTAGTAAATGAGGTGCTGGTAGAACTCGGAAGGAGTGAATAG
- a CDS encoding alpha/beta-type small acid-soluble spore protein, with protein sequence MANNRSGGRSSGAFDNMKYEVAREVGVNLKEGYNGDITSREAGKIGGTIVKKVFSSFREQNPQA encoded by the coding sequence ATGGCTAACAACAGAAGTGGTGGAAGAAGCAGTGGAGCTTTTGACAACATGAAGTACGAAGTTGCAAGAGAAGTTGGTGTCAACTTGAAGGAAGGTTATAATGGTGATATCACTTCCAGAGAAGCAGGAAAGATCGGTGGTACTATTGTAAAAAAGGTTTTTTCTTCTTTTAGAGAACAAAACCCGCAAGCTTAA
- the murG gene encoding undecaprenyldiphospho-muramoylpentapeptide beta-N-acetylglucosaminyltransferase encodes MKVLIAGGGTGGHINPGLAIAKYIKQKDADADITFVGTIKGLETKLVPREGFPLETITVRGFKRKLSMDTLIAIKELIQSFFQASRLLKKINPDVVIGTGGYVCGPVLYMAAKKGIPTLIHESNAFPGVTNRLLERYVNYVAISFKDAEKYFKNKKKLVLTGNPVREELLKSRRENVISDLDIVEGKPLIVAMGGSRGARKINETIADMLNNYFKGEFNLIFATGEAQFDEISATIKVDEKYKDMVKVVPYIYNVDQVYTASDLMICRAGAITISELQAMGIPSILIPSPYVTANHQEHNARSLERDGGAVVILEGELNADLLYKQICSLISNKDVLKKMSKNASKNSVTDSVEKIYHLIKEII; translated from the coding sequence TTGAAGGTTTTAATAGCAGGAGGAGGAACGGGAGGACATATAAATCCCGGACTGGCAATTGCAAAGTATATAAAGCAAAAGGATGCAGATGCTGACATAACATTTGTAGGTACAATAAAAGGGCTGGAAACCAAATTGGTTCCAAGAGAAGGCTTTCCACTGGAAACAATCACTGTCAGGGGTTTCAAAAGGAAGCTTTCTATGGATACTCTAATTGCCATAAAGGAATTGATACAGAGTTTCTTTCAGGCATCAAGACTTCTAAAAAAAATTAATCCGGATGTTGTAATTGGTACCGGAGGATATGTATGTGGGCCTGTATTGTATATGGCAGCTAAAAAAGGAATACCTACATTAATACATGAATCAAATGCTTTTCCGGGTGTAACCAACAGGCTCCTTGAAAGATATGTTAATTACGTAGCTATAAGCTTCAAGGATGCAGAAAAATACTTCAAGAATAAGAAGAAACTGGTTCTCACTGGTAATCCAGTAAGGGAAGAACTGCTTAAATCCCGCAGAGAAAATGTTATATCCGATTTGGATATTGTTGAGGGAAAACCTTTGATAGTTGCCATGGGAGGCAGCAGAGGAGCAAGGAAAATCAACGAAACAATTGCTGATATGCTCAACAACTATTTCAAGGGTGAATTTAATCTGATTTTTGCTACAGGAGAAGCTCAGTTTGATGAAATAAGCGCAACTATTAAAGTTGATGAAAAGTATAAGGATATGGTGAAAGTAGTACCTTACATATATAACGTAGACCAAGTATATACAGCAAGTGATTTGATGATTTGCAGAGCAGGTGCTATAACAATAAGTGAGCTTCAGGCTATGGGGATACCTTCAATTTTGATTCCGTCACCTTATGTAACTGCAAATCACCAGGAGCATAATGCAAGGTCACTGGAGAGAGACGGCGGAGCAGTTGTAATTCTTGAAGGGGAACTAAATGCTGACTTGCTCTATAAGCAAATTTGCAGTTTGATATCAAATAAAGATGTTTTAAAAAAAATGTCAAAAAATGCTTCAAAAAACAGTGTTACAGATTCAGTTGAAAAAATTTATCACCTTATCAAGGAGATAATATAA
- a CDS encoding penicillin-binding transpeptidase domain-containing protein, whose amino-acid sequence MAGVNLKIKKRLLFILGVFTILTLMLVLRIAWIQIYSGKEYQEFAYNQQTKNRTISAKRGTIYDRNMKPLAVSGSVDTISASPQEIKKQKLDLDKISSELAAILDMDMETIKKKLTKNNQYELIKQKVDREVGNEVREWKSTNHISGIYVDEDTKRFYPNRNLAAHVIGFTNIDNDGLDGVEKMMEKYLKGVPGKILSETDASGMALSMSDEKFIQPQDGNDVILTIDETIQYFAEKALEKAISDNNVLNGATAIVMDPRNGEILALASKPDFDLNDPRGVPKGKDPETWTGKSKEDVEYLQQTVWRNKAVVDTYEPGSTFKPITAAAGLEEGAITPDTQVTDATVKVGGWNINCWKPNAHLHETFREGVYNSCNPVFVRLSQKLGVPLFFKYVKAFGFYDKTGIDLPGEARGIMFTNPTEVNMATASFGQRFQITPIQLIQAYGAIANGGDLITPHVVKEVVDETGSVIKKFEPKVVRKVISRQTSDTLKSILQGVVDVGTGKNAKIPGYKIGGKTGTSETIVDPKLQKLNIVGKNKRYIVSFSAIAPTDNPSLCVLVVLDYPDMYNPGGGMLVAPVVGKLIDDILSYKGVEKEYTEEDKKQLLQEVQVPNVKGKTVEEAVKLLKQNKLEYKIEGSNTDKKAIVQDQTPKFGALLHEQSIVILYTYKAKEEATVKVPDVKNKSVYDATQAFKKLGLNIRVNGTGTAVSQNIDAGTKVKKGAVIEVIFRNVVSD is encoded by the coding sequence TTGGCTGGAGTAAATTTGAAAATAAAAAAACGGCTTTTGTTTATACTTGGTGTTTTTACCATACTAACACTTATGCTAGTGTTAAGAATTGCATGGATTCAAATATATAGCGGTAAAGAATATCAGGAATTTGCATATAATCAACAGACAAAGAATCGTACTATAAGTGCCAAAAGAGGTACTATATATGACCGTAACATGAAACCTTTAGCTGTAAGCGGTTCAGTAGATACTATAAGTGCAAGTCCTCAGGAGATAAAAAAACAAAAACTGGATTTAGACAAGATTTCCAGTGAACTTGCAGCTATACTTGACATGGACATGGAAACAATTAAAAAGAAGCTTACTAAGAATAACCAATATGAACTTATAAAACAAAAAGTAGATAGGGAAGTAGGAAACGAAGTACGGGAGTGGAAGAGTACAAACCATATATCCGGTATTTATGTTGATGAAGATACAAAGAGATTTTATCCCAATAGAAATCTGGCTGCTCACGTTATCGGCTTCACCAATATAGACAATGATGGACTTGACGGTGTTGAAAAGATGATGGAGAAATACTTAAAGGGCGTACCCGGTAAAATTCTCAGTGAAACAGACGCAAGCGGAATGGCATTGAGTATGAGCGATGAAAAATTCATACAGCCTCAGGACGGTAATGATGTTATTCTTACAATAGACGAAACAATTCAGTATTTTGCTGAAAAGGCTTTGGAAAAGGCAATTTCAGATAATAATGTATTAAACGGAGCTACTGCAATAGTAATGGACCCAAGAAACGGTGAAATACTTGCATTAGCTTCAAAACCCGATTTTGATTTGAATGATCCCAGAGGAGTTCCAAAGGGAAAAGACCCTGAAACCTGGACTGGAAAAAGCAAGGAAGATGTAGAATATCTCCAACAGACGGTATGGAGAAATAAAGCAGTTGTTGATACATATGAGCCCGGTTCCACATTTAAGCCGATTACAGCAGCGGCAGGCCTTGAAGAGGGCGCTATTACCCCTGATACACAGGTTACCGATGCTACTGTAAAGGTTGGAGGGTGGAACATAAATTGTTGGAAACCAAACGCCCATTTACATGAAACTTTCAGAGAAGGGGTTTATAACTCCTGTAACCCTGTTTTCGTGCGTCTTTCCCAAAAATTGGGAGTACCATTGTTTTTTAAATATGTAAAAGCATTTGGTTTTTATGATAAAACAGGAATTGATTTACCCGGTGAAGCACGCGGTATAATGTTTACAAACCCTACAGAGGTAAACATGGCAACAGCTTCCTTTGGACAACGTTTCCAGATAACACCTATACAGCTTATACAGGCATATGGTGCAATTGCAAACGGAGGAGACCTGATAACACCTCATGTTGTTAAAGAGGTAGTAGACGAAACAGGAAGTGTAATAAAGAAATTTGAGCCAAAAGTTGTAAGAAAAGTAATATCTAGACAAACTTCCGATACATTAAAATCTATACTCCAAGGGGTTGTAGATGTAGGTACAGGTAAAAATGCTAAGATACCGGGCTACAAAATCGGAGGTAAGACAGGTACATCGGAAACAATAGTGGACCCAAAACTTCAAAAACTAAATATTGTAGGAAAAAATAAGAGATACATAGTTTCATTTTCAGCCATTGCGCCTACTGACAATCCAAGCCTGTGTGTGCTGGTTGTATTGGATTATCCTGATATGTACAATCCCGGAGGCGGTATGCTGGTTGCTCCTGTTGTAGGAAAGCTTATAGATGATATTCTCAGCTATAAGGGTGTTGAAAAGGAATACACAGAGGAAGACAAAAAGCAGTTGCTTCAGGAGGTTCAGGTTCCAAATGTAAAGGGCAAGACAGTGGAAGAGGCAGTTAAACTGTTGAAACAAAACAAACTAGAGTATAAAATAGAAGGAAGCAACACTGACAAAAAGGCAATTGTACAGGATCAGACTCCGAAATTTGGCGCGTTACTTCATGAGCAATCTATAGTTATACTCTATACCTATAAGGCAAAAGAGGAAGCGACAGTTAAGGTTCCGGACGTTAAGAACAAGTCTGTTTATGATGCGACCCAAGCTTTTAAGAAACTTGGACTTAATATTCGTGTCAACGGTACCGGAACAGCGGTTAGCCAGAATATAGATGCAGGTACAAAAGTTAAGAAAGGTGCTGTTATAGAAGTTATATTCAGGAATGTAGTTTCAGATTAG
- a CDS encoding UDP-N-acetylmuramoyl-tripeptide--D-alanyl-D-alanine ligase, producing the protein MISFDCAELTEAVAGKLLWGEPGMIFYGVTTDSRKVTNNSLFIPLIGEKFDGHDYIEQCFRAGASVCLTSKKIPMVAGCSAVLVEDTARALRDLAAWHRKKFDIPVVGITGSVGKTSTKDMVSCVLSQKYCVLKTQGNFNNEIGLPLTVLNIDNSHEAAVIEMGMSGFGEISRLTAIAKPRIAIITNIGVSHIEKLESQEGILKAKLEILEGLDKDGLVILNGDDPLLTSLKGKLPFRTVFYGMKSGSDYTALNYQTMGEQGTTFEITVNGRNFDVEIPVPGIHNVYNALAAIAAGIEMKIPMEMIINGINQFSPGNMRQSIINHNGIKIINDAYNASPQSMQAAINVLEEISSGSRSIAVLGDMFEMGDMSRDLHYSVGEFIKNKKINFLITVGQDSRMISQAVADLGNSEIKLRHFESNKEALKYILGIVMPGDYILIKGSRGMKMEEIADGIMKSE; encoded by the coding sequence ATGATTTCTTTTGACTGTGCTGAGCTGACAGAAGCAGTAGCAGGTAAACTTCTCTGGGGAGAACCTGGTATGATTTTTTACGGTGTAACCACAGACTCCAGAAAGGTAACTAATAATAGTTTATTTATACCGTTGATTGGAGAAAAATTTGACGGCCACGATTATATAGAGCAGTGCTTCAGGGCTGGTGCCTCGGTTTGCTTGACTTCAAAAAAAATACCGATGGTGGCAGGCTGCTCAGCGGTTTTAGTAGAGGATACCGCCAGGGCCCTACGGGATTTAGCAGCATGGCATCGCAAAAAATTTGATATACCTGTAGTGGGAATAACAGGAAGTGTAGGTAAAACTAGTACAAAAGACATGGTGTCATGTGTGCTGTCTCAAAAGTACTGTGTTTTAAAGACTCAGGGTAATTTCAATAATGAAATAGGACTTCCTCTGACTGTTTTGAATATTGATAACAGCCATGAAGCAGCTGTAATAGAGATGGGAATGAGCGGTTTTGGCGAAATCAGCCGACTTACTGCTATTGCCAAACCTCGTATTGCAATAATAACAAACATAGGTGTTTCACATATTGAGAAGCTTGAATCCCAAGAAGGAATTCTAAAGGCAAAACTGGAAATCCTTGAAGGACTTGATAAGGATGGATTAGTTATACTAAATGGAGATGATCCGTTACTTACGTCTTTGAAAGGAAAGCTTCCTTTTAGGACTGTTTTCTACGGAATGAAGAGTGGCAGCGATTACACGGCTTTAAACTATCAAACTATGGGAGAACAAGGAACTACCTTTGAAATAACAGTAAACGGACGTAATTTTGATGTTGAAATTCCTGTTCCAGGTATACATAATGTATACAATGCACTTGCTGCCATTGCAGCAGGAATTGAAATGAAGATTCCAATGGAAATGATTATTAATGGAATTAATCAGTTCAGTCCGGGAAATATGAGACAAAGTATAATAAATCATAATGGCATAAAAATTATAAATGATGCTTACAATGCAAGTCCTCAGTCCATGCAGGCAGCAATTAACGTTCTAGAAGAAATATCTTCGGGCTCAAGAAGTATTGCTGTTTTAGGAGATATGTTCGAAATGGGGGATATGTCAAGAGATTTACACTACTCAGTTGGAGAGTTTATAAAAAATAAAAAAATAAACTTTCTGATTACTGTAGGACAGGATTCCAGAATGATATCTCAGGCAGTAGCTGACTTAGGCAATAGTGAGATTAAATTGCGCCATTTTGAAAGCAACAAGGAAGCACTTAAATATATTTTAGGAATAGTAATGCCCGGAGATTACATATTGATAAAAGGCTCAAGAGGAATGAAAATGGAAGAAATCGCTGACGGAATAATGAAGTCAGAATGA
- the uraA gene encoding uracil permease, translated as MKNERPVIQVDQKVPFLKAIPLSLQHLFAMFGASVLVPFLFNGYAKSDFLKNVLHTTLDNMTPDQLAQYNNVQVIDPALVLLLNGIGTLIYLLLCKGKAPAFLGSSFAFLSPTASIIASSTNYNDNFSKALGGYIVCGLIFAIVALIIGKVGTSWLDIVLPPAAMGPIVALIGLELSGSAAGMAGLLPNDKGVFDTKAIIISLVTLAIVIIGNLCFRGFLSVIPVLIAVVAGYGLAAAMEYVNTDSITSANWFSIPTFELPSFDFNAILILAPAALVVMSEHIGHLFVTSNIVGKDLTKDPGLHRSLLGDGLSTMLSGLCGSCPTTTYGENMGVMAITRVYSVWVIGGAGVISIIIAFVGKLSGIISSIPDPVMGGISLLLFGIIASSGIRMIVEAKIDYSKSKNLILTAVVFVIGISGTAIKLPGNVELKGMVLATLVGIVISTIFYVLEKLKLTND; from the coding sequence ATGAAAAACGAAAGACCGGTAATACAAGTTGACCAAAAAGTTCCTTTTCTAAAGGCAATACCTCTCAGTTTACAGCATCTTTTTGCAATGTTCGGAGCATCTGTATTAGTACCATTTTTATTTAATGGGTATGCAAAAAGTGATTTTCTGAAAAACGTTCTTCACACAACACTAGACAATATGACACCGGACCAACTGGCTCAGTACAACAATGTGCAGGTTATAGACCCGGCACTTGTACTTTTACTTAATGGTATTGGAACATTAATTTACTTGTTGCTTTGCAAAGGAAAAGCTCCTGCATTCCTTGGCTCCAGTTTTGCCTTTCTTTCACCTACTGCTTCAATAATTGCAAGTTCAACAAATTATAACGACAATTTTTCAAAGGCACTGGGCGGGTATATAGTATGTGGTTTGATATTTGCGATAGTAGCTCTTATAATAGGCAAAGTCGGTACAAGTTGGCTTGATATAGTACTTCCGCCTGCTGCAATGGGCCCTATAGTAGCACTTATAGGACTTGAGCTTTCTGGTAGTGCTGCTGGCATGGCAGGTTTGCTGCCAAATGATAAAGGTGTATTTGACACCAAAGCAATAATTATCTCACTGGTAACTCTAGCAATAGTTATAATAGGAAACCTTTGTTTCAGAGGATTTCTTTCAGTAATACCTGTTCTGATTGCCGTGGTTGCTGGTTATGGTTTGGCAGCAGCTATGGAGTATGTAAATACTGATTCTATAACATCTGCAAATTGGTTCAGTATTCCTACATTTGAACTTCCTTCATTCGACTTTAATGCTATCTTAATACTTGCACCTGCGGCACTGGTAGTTATGTCAGAGCATATAGGACATCTTTTTGTAACAAGCAATATTGTTGGAAAAGACTTAACAAAAGACCCAGGACTTCACAGATCATTACTGGGAGACGGATTATCAACAATGCTTTCGGGTTTATGCGGTTCATGTCCAACAACAACCTATGGTGAAAACATGGGAGTAATGGCTATAACACGAGTATACAGTGTTTGGGTTATTGGAGGAGCAGGAGTTATCTCTATAATAATCGCTTTTGTTGGAAAGCTCTCAGGAATAATATCAAGTATCCCTGACCCTGTAATGGGTGGTATTAGTCTGCTGTTGTTTGGTATAATTGCATCTTCAGGTATAAGAATGATAGTTGAAGCAAAAATTGACTACAGCAAATCAAAGAACCTTATACTTACTGCAGTAGTATTTGTAATAGGTATCAGCGGAACAGCAATAAAGCTTCCTGGAAATGTAGAGCTAAAGGGAATGGTTCTTGCTACTTTAGTAGGAATAGTAATAAGCACAATATTCTATGTTCTTGAAAAATTAAAGTTGACAAATGACTAA